In Nostoc sp. GT001, a genomic segment contains:
- a CDS encoding cytochrome P450: MTTFSKERLPLPPGNLGLPIIGETISYLRDPGRFIEQRQQRHGTIFKTHLLGQKTIVLIGAEASRFLFTNEGQILAMTNPLSFEVLLGAGSIGMKTGISHQNLRKQLSQAFQPRALAGYVSRMEEITRSYLHKWERLGTMIWYSELKKYTLDVACKLLVGVDTASDENLEKVYETWGEGLLSVPIRLPGSKFDRAVHAREQLLARIDDLIYQRQQNSSLNQDVLGILLQARDGEGNCLSLEEVKDNVLALLVAGHETLTSALTSFCLLLAQHPEVLKAARIEQEQLGLIEPLTQENLKRMTYLEQVLKEVLRLTPPVVRSGSREVIKACEFGGYLIPKGWNVHYQIPETHQDQNVYTEPERFDPQRFAPERAEDKKIFSHIPFGGGIRECLGKEFAKLEMKLFAALLIRDYQWELLPGQNLERVLLPFSCPRDGLKVKFCRRSHLV, translated from the coding sequence ATGACAACTTTCTCTAAAGAGCGCCTCCCATTACCCCCTGGTAACTTGGGCTTACCTATCATTGGCGAAACAATTAGCTATTTGCGCGATCCAGGACGTTTTATTGAGCAGCGACAGCAGAGACATGGAACAATCTTCAAAACTCATTTATTGGGTCAGAAGACAATTGTCCTGATTGGGGCAGAAGCCAGCCGTTTTCTGTTCACTAACGAGGGTCAGATATTGGCCATGACTAACCCTTTAAGTTTTGAGGTGTTATTGGGAGCAGGTTCTATTGGGATGAAAACTGGCATCTCTCACCAAAATCTGCGTAAGCAGTTGTCACAAGCTTTCCAGCCCAGAGCTTTAGCGGGATATGTCTCCAGAATGGAGGAAATAACCCGCAGCTATCTGCATAAATGGGAACGCTTGGGTACAATGATTTGGTATTCTGAACTGAAAAAATATACCCTTGATGTTGCCTGTAAGTTGTTAGTGGGAGTTGATACAGCCTCGGATGAGAACTTAGAAAAAGTCTATGAAACTTGGGGAGAAGGATTGTTATCAGTTCCGATTCGATTACCTGGGAGTAAGTTTGATCGCGCAGTACATGCTCGTGAACAACTTCTTGCCAGGATTGATGATCTGATCTACCAACGCCAGCAAAATTCTTCCTTAAATCAAGATGTCTTAGGAATTTTGTTGCAAGCGCGAGACGGGGAGGGAAATTGTTTGAGTTTAGAGGAAGTGAAGGATAACGTTTTGGCATTGCTAGTAGCTGGACATGAAACCTTGACTTCAGCACTGACTTCCTTTTGTTTGCTGCTAGCCCAGCATCCAGAAGTGCTAAAAGCTGCCCGTATAGAACAAGAGCAGCTAGGGTTGATAGAACCGCTGACTCAAGAAAACCTCAAGCGAATGACCTACCTAGAGCAAGTTCTCAAAGAAGTTTTACGGCTGACACCTCCAGTGGTTCGCAGTGGATCTAGGGAGGTGATTAAGGCGTGCGAATTTGGTGGATACTTAATTCCCAAGGGCTGGAATGTACATTACCAAATCCCGGAGACTCATCAAGATCAGAATGTTTATACTGAGCCTGAACGTTTCGACCCGCAGCGCTTTGCTCCTGAACGGGCTGAGGACAAAAAAATCTTTAGCCACATACCCTTCGGTGGTGGTATCCGAGAATGTTTAGGCAAAGAGTTTGCCAAACTGGAAATGAAGTTGTTTGCAGCTTTGTTAATCCGTGACTATCAGTGGGAACTGCTCCCTGGACAAAATCTTGAGAGGGTTTTACTACCGTTCTCTTGTCCTCGTGATGGCTTAAAAGTGAAATTTTGTCGGCGATCGCATTTAGTATAA
- a CDS encoding TetR/AcrR family transcriptional regulator, giving the protein MSESVKNSPGRPRSVLSHQAILKAALDLLAEVGYERMSIEAIAARAGVGKPTIYRRYSSKEELVADAIESLREEISIPDTGSLWSDLDLIIESAARTTLTPLGCQIKALILSTASSSPQFSQVYWAKYLQPRRQAFRVVIERAKTRNEIQTDTDSDLIFDLMSGAMLYAQIFPPTSESWEAYIRRALELFVKSNLPT; this is encoded by the coding sequence ATGAGTGAATCTGTCAAAAACTCGCCCGGACGACCTCGGAGTGTCCTATCACATCAAGCCATCCTCAAAGCGGCCTTGGATTTGTTAGCGGAAGTTGGATATGAACGCATGAGTATTGAAGCGATCGCAGCGCGTGCTGGGGTAGGAAAACCTACCATCTATAGGCGTTATAGTTCTAAAGAAGAACTCGTAGCAGATGCTATTGAAAGTTTAAGAGAAGAAATATCAATACCGGATACTGGTAGTCTTTGGAGTGATCTCGATCTCATCATTGAGAGTGCCGCCAGAACCACCCTAACTCCCTTGGGTTGTCAGATTAAAGCCTTGATCCTCAGCACCGCTTCGAGTAGTCCACAGTTTAGCCAGGTCTATTGGGCAAAATACCTACAACCGCGACGCCAAGCCTTCCGAGTCGTGATCGAGCGTGCAAAAACAAGAAACGAAATCCAGACTGACACAGACAGCGATTTAATCTTCGACTTGATGAGTGGGGCAATGCTCTACGCTCAAATCTTCCCTCCCACCTCTGAGTCTTGGGAGGCATATATTCGCCGTGCTTTGGAGCTTTTCGTGAAAAGCAATTTACCTACCTAA
- a CDS encoding sensor domain-containing diguanylate cyclase encodes MNNRANQRHEAHHVIKYFCIFNRMLIFVAEMLMSGSLVAGEVMLRLFQNFQCPKLSWLRLRHSSVKTQAVPLPDNEAERLKALADYNILDTLPEQAFDDLTAIAAYICKTPIALISLVDSDRQWFKSKVGLKNSETPRDGSFCSHAILQPEDILVVPNAIKDDRFNNNPLVKGNPKIRFYAGVPLLTPDGLPIGTLCVLDTIPHHLTYQQLDALRRLSRQAIAQIELIQEVRNRKQAEIEGRQLLLTDELTGLHNRRAFFLMAAQQLKIAQRMKVFCWVMFIDLDGLKQINDTLGHDMGDALIIDAGRLLKQTFRNSDIVARLGGDEFIVFISSYFKDADSIQGRLQTNIANFNQQQNCSYKLSMSIGIERYSPESNMSLEQLIARSDELMYAQKRLKRQSLI; translated from the coding sequence ATGAACAACAGAGCAAACCAAAGGCATGAAGCACATCATGTAATAAAATATTTCTGTATATTCAACCGAATGTTGATTTTTGTTGCAGAGATGTTAATGTCAGGCAGCCTTGTTGCTGGAGAGGTAATGCTGCGGTTGTTCCAAAATTTCCAGTGTCCCAAACTTTCCTGGCTAAGGCTTAGACACTCATCGGTGAAAACTCAAGCTGTTCCTCTACCTGATAATGAAGCGGAAAGGCTCAAAGCCCTGGCGGACTACAATATTCTAGATACCCTACCCGAACAAGCTTTTGATGACCTAACAGCTATTGCTGCCTACATTTGTAAGACTCCAATTGCTTTAATTAGCTTAGTTGATAGCGATCGCCAATGGTTTAAATCTAAGGTTGGACTAAAAAATAGCGAAACACCCAGAGATGGGTCTTTTTGCTCCCATGCCATTCTTCAACCAGAAGATATATTAGTGGTTCCCAACGCCATTAAAGACGATCGCTTTAATAACAATCCCTTAGTCAAAGGCAATCCCAAAATTCGTTTTTATGCTGGTGTTCCTCTACTTACGCCCGATGGTCTTCCAATTGGGACGTTGTGTGTTCTAGATACCATTCCTCATCACCTAACTTACCAGCAGTTAGATGCACTGCGCCGCTTAAGTCGTCAGGCGATCGCTCAAATAGAACTCATTCAGGAAGTTCGCAACCGCAAACAAGCAGAAATAGAAGGAAGACAGTTATTGCTGACCGATGAACTAACAGGTTTGCATAACCGACGTGCTTTCTTCCTAATGGCTGCACAGCAGTTGAAAATTGCTCAGCGCATGAAAGTGTTTTGCTGGGTGATGTTCATTGATTTAGATGGGCTAAAACAGATTAACGACACCCTTGGTCATGACATGGGAGATGCCTTGATTATTGATGCTGGTCGATTACTTAAGCAAACTTTTCGGAACTCAGATATTGTTGCCCGCTTGGGTGGCGATGAGTTCATTGTTTTCATCTCTAGCTACTTTAAGGACGCTGATAGTATCCAAGGGCGTCTACAAACAAATATCGCCAACTTTAATCAACAGCAAAACTGTAGTTATAAACTTTCGATGAGTATCGGCATAGAGCGTTATTCTCCAGAGAGCAATATGTCACTAGAACAACTAATCGCTAGGTCTGATGAATTAATGTATGCTCAAAAGCGGCTCAAGCGGCAATCTCTTATATGA
- a CDS encoding phycobilisome rod-core linker polypeptide has product MQTFLDEETRRRQYQAFPQTEPIELWTTASADDIEIVIRAVYRQVLGNAYIMESERLIVPESQLKQGIIDVREFVRQVAKSELYRSRFFDNVYRYRAIELNFKHLLGRAPDDYSETKHHSNILDEEGFEADIDSYLDSDEYLDAFGENIVPYYRGYKTQTGKKILEFTNMLQLLRSNSSSDKNLANNNEPQLVRSLITNVPYGRQKLTDINALLAEIFKPKPETAAPVNTFIASSYSSRTKLAAKDSRARKPDCNFATTISRLKTICQHRHNKI; this is encoded by the coding sequence ATGCAGACCTTCTTAGACGAAGAAACCAGACGACGCCAATATCAAGCATTTCCCCAAACAGAACCTATCGAACTGTGGACTACTGCTTCAGCTGATGACATTGAAATTGTCATTCGGGCAGTTTATCGGCAAGTGTTGGGTAATGCCTATATCATGGAAAGTGAGCGGCTTATTGTTCCAGAATCTCAACTCAAGCAAGGCATAATCGATGTGCGTGAGTTTGTGCGTCAAGTTGCCAAATCAGAGTTGTATCGCTCTAGATTTTTTGATAACGTTTACCGCTATCGGGCAATTGAACTGAACTTTAAGCACCTACTCGGCCGCGCTCCCGATGATTACTCCGAAACTAAACATCACAGCAACATTCTAGATGAGGAGGGTTTTGAGGCAGATATTGATTCTTATCTTGATAGCGACGAGTATCTAGATGCCTTTGGTGAGAACATAGTGCCATATTACCGGGGTTATAAAACTCAAACGGGCAAAAAGATATTGGAATTTACCAATATGTTACAATTGCTGCGGAGCAACTCTAGCAGTGATAAGAACTTAGCAAATAATAATGAACCTCAACTGGTGCGATCGCTAATTACCAACGTTCCTTACGGTAGACAGAAACTCACGGATATTAATGCATTGCTGGCTGAAATATTCAAGCCCAAGCCAGAAACTGCTGCTCCAGTTAATACCTTTATTGCAAGCTCCTACAGCAGCCGAACAAAGCTTGCGGCAAAAGATTCAAGAGCAAGAAAGCCAGATTGCAACTTTGCAACAACAATTAGCAGACTTAAGACCATTTGCCAGCATCGGCACAACAAAATTTAG
- a CDS encoding CpeR family transcriptional regulator: MLIQLESVKTKMLPPLAEKKMRCWIRSRHLICSGNFFIFETLEYTTIERFSECVASLGGTVISVDPINKIWMGDHRQVILYQAKASLHTPHHTLKQYWIKYGGFYTRFDERA, from the coding sequence ATGTTGATTCAGCTTGAATCTGTTAAAACCAAAATGTTGCCTCCACTGGCTGAAAAAAAGATGCGCTGCTGGATTCGCAGCCGCCATTTGATTTGTTCGGGTAATTTTTTTATATTCGAGACATTAGAATATACAACGATTGAGAGATTCTCTGAATGCGTTGCTTCTTTAGGAGGGACAGTAATATCCGTTGACCCCATTAATAAAATTTGGATGGGAGATCATCGCCAAGTTATTTTATATCAGGCAAAAGCTAGTTTACATACACCTCATCATACTTTGAAACAATACTGGATAAAATACGGTGGTTTCTACACTAGATTTGATGAGCGTGCTTGA
- a CDS encoding chromophore lyase CpcT/CpeT, producing MTIAPSESSTNASDLLTLACWMAGDFSNYKQSFANPQLYAHIHIYFRPLPLEFFSGIGFYSEQAYDHDLWTPYRQGVHRVVDWGDRIYIENYSLKDPMLYAGAARELDILKTITPESIERRYHCSMVFQREGEMFRGSVEPGNQCLIQRNGCQTYLVSEVEITERTWISLDKGMDIETHKQIWGSTAGPLQFDKRQSFADELPVVSALC from the coding sequence GTGACGATAGCGCCCAGCGAATCTAGCACCAACGCTAGCGATTTGCTCACCTTAGCCTGTTGGATGGCAGGAGATTTTAGCAACTACAAGCAATCTTTTGCAAATCCGCAACTTTACGCCCACATTCACATTTATTTTCGTCCTTTACCATTGGAATTTTTTTCTGGTATCGGTTTTTATTCTGAACAAGCTTATGACCACGATTTATGGACACCCTATCGTCAAGGAGTACATCGAGTAGTAGATTGGGGCGATCGCATTTATATCGAAAATTACAGCTTGAAAGATCCTATGCTTTATGCAGGTGCGGCTCGTGAATTAGATATCCTCAAAACCATCACCCCAGAAAGTATCGAACGGCGTTATCACTGTTCAATGGTTTTCCAACGAGAAGGTGAAATGTTTCGAGGCAGTGTGGAACCGGGCAATCAATGTCTGATTCAACGCAACGGATGCCAGACATATCTTGTCAGCGAAGTAGAAATAACCGAGCGTACTTGGATAAGTCTAGATAAAGGTATGGATATTGAAACCCACAAGCAAATATGGGGATCTACCGCTGGCCCATTACAATTTGACAAACGGCAAAGTTTTGCTGATGAATTACCTGTGGTGAGCGCATTATGTTGA
- a CDS encoding phycobiliprotein lyase → MEITEFFELSIGRWRSQRSAHHLAFAHFEEVLSNIEIESLSTTDPAVVAICQLYDTEPASITHPFRMTWEGESDWDDKPISGSTVLVPIPDVENPSRGKLLRDKGYAETIPAVAKYHLSDDGIFTLLTEYELAAAEERIWFANPNLRFRVATIKTSDGKGVTTASFSSEIRSLSSAKS, encoded by the coding sequence ATGGAAATTACTGAATTTTTTGAACTTTCAATTGGACGATGGCGATCGCAGCGTAGCGCTCATCATTTAGCATTTGCCCACTTTGAAGAGGTATTATCTAACATTGAAATTGAGTCTCTATCCACCACCGATCCAGCAGTCGTGGCAATCTGTCAATTGTATGACACTGAACCCGCCAGTATCACTCATCCCTTTCGGATGACTTGGGAAGGTGAGTCAGACTGGGACGATAAACCAATTTCTGGCAGTACTGTACTAGTACCAATTCCCGATGTCGAAAATCCTTCTAGAGGCAAACTCCTGCGGGACAAGGGGTACGCTGAAACAATTCCAGCAGTGGCTAAATATCATCTGAGTGACGATGGTATTTTTACCCTGCTAACAGAGTATGAACTCGCTGCTGCTGAGGAAAGAATTTGGTTTGCTAACCCAAATCTCCGATTTCGGGTAGCGACGATTAAAACCAGTGATGGTAAAGGCGTGACAACAGCTTCCTTTTCTTCAGAAATTCGCTCTTTGTCAAGTGCAAAAAGTTAG
- a CDS encoding phycobilisome rod-core linker polypeptide → MSLWAIDSPTVELRPNTSESELQTLIRAVYKQVLGNAHLLESERLATAESQLRDRKISVREFVNTVAKSELYQSLFFNSSSQYRFIELNFKHLLGRPPADQAEISEHVRIYNEQGYDAEIDSYIDSNEYQQNFGENIVPYVRSTSSQIGIKNVTFNRTFSLVRGFASSDSDRKAKLIGDIGSNLPTSIKAPAAGSSVNSTDKRFLIKAVKGAGNLRTRLGNLEYVVNYNQLSGQVQNIHRTGGKIISITEVA, encoded by the coding sequence ATGTCACTTTGGGCTATTGATTCACCTACTGTTGAGCTGCGTCCGAACACCAGCGAAAGTGAATTACAAACACTGATTCGGGCAGTTTACAAACAGGTTTTGGGTAATGCTCACTTGTTGGAAAGTGAGCGACTAGCCACTGCTGAATCGCAATTGCGCGATCGCAAAATCAGCGTCCGCGAATTCGTCAACACCGTTGCCAAATCAGAACTTTATCAATCCCTGTTTTTCAACTCTTCTTCCCAGTATCGGTTCATTGAACTGAACTTCAAACACCTGCTAGGGCGTCCTCCTGCTGATCAAGCAGAAATTTCCGAACACGTCCGCATCTACAACGAACAGGGCTATGATGCTGAGATCGACTCTTATATCGATAGCAACGAATATCAGCAAAATTTTGGCGAGAATATCGTTCCTTATGTTCGCAGCACAAGCTCCCAAATCGGAATTAAGAATGTTACCTTTAACCGCACCTTTAGTTTAGTCAGAGGATTCGCTAGCAGTGATAGCGATCGCAAAGCCAAACTAATCGGCGATATTGGTTCTAATTTACCCACATCCATCAAAGCTCCCGCAGCTGGTTCTAGTGTCAACAGCACCGACAAACGCTTCTTGATTAAAGCTGTTAAAGGTGCAGGTAATCTCCGTACTCGTCTGGGCAACCTGGAATATGTAGTTAACTACAACCAACTATCTGGACAAGTGCAAAACATTCATCGGACAGGCGGCAAAATTATCAGTATCACCGAAGTTGCTTAG
- a CDS encoding phycobilisome linker polypeptide — protein sequence MTFGPASRLGVALFEDTDPIDLWPNRSNEDVETVIRSVYKQVLGNAYVMESERLSVAESQLKRGEISVRGFVRQVGKSELYRSRFFDSAPRYRAIELNFRHFLGRAPLDLEETRTHSTILDTKGFEGEIDSYLDSDEYQETFGENIVPYIRGYKTEAIKSLVQFTHLFQLVRGSSSSSLKGDLAGKQPKLNSLLIQSTPTPVISPASKGATFRNPTSTPRTRQGVGSGDDGKVYRIEVTGYKANVVNNISKFRRSNQVFFVPYNKLSQEYQRIHKQGGTIASITPVN from the coding sequence ATGACTTTTGGACCAGCATCACGATTAGGGGTCGCTCTATTTGAAGACACCGATCCCATTGATCTGTGGCCAAATCGCTCTAATGAGGATGTTGAAACCGTAATTAGAAGTGTCTACAAGCAAGTTCTAGGCAACGCTTATGTAATGGAGAGTGAGCGGCTTTCCGTTGCTGAATCTCAACTCAAACGGGGTGAAATTAGCGTTCGCGGGTTTGTGCGTCAAGTCGGGAAGTCGGAACTTTACCGTTCGCGGTTTTTTGATAGCGCCCCTCGTTATCGGGCGATTGAATTAAATTTCAGACATTTCCTTGGTCGTGCGCCATTGGATCTAGAAGAAACGCGTACACACAGCACTATTCTAGATACAAAGGGCTTTGAAGGTGAGATTGATTCTTATCTAGACAGCGACGAATACCAAGAAACTTTTGGGGAAAACATTGTCCCTTATATTCGGGGCTACAAAACCGAAGCTATCAAGAGTTTGGTTCAGTTTACCCACTTGTTTCAACTGGTACGTGGTTCCTCTAGCAGCAGCCTGAAAGGTGACTTAGCTGGCAAACAACCAAAATTAAACAGTTTGCTAATTCAAAGCACACCTACTCCTGTAATTTCACCAGCCAGCAAGGGCGCTACATTCCGCAACCCAACATCTACTCCTCGCACTCGTCAGGGTGTGGGTTCTGGTGATGATGGAAAGGTCTACCGGATTGAAGTCACTGGCTACAAGGCAAATGTGGTAAATAACATTTCCAAATTTCGCCGCAGTAACCAAGTCTTTTTCGTCCCATACAATAAGCTTTCACAAGAGTATCAGCGGATTCACAAGCAGGGCGGTACGATCGCCAGTATTACCCCTGTCAACTAA
- a CDS encoding phycobilisome protein, with translation MTQLSETVKELIAKARIVSFAEWEHSHPQAAIAIFQAADDAFRYLSDEDLLQIKTLSPDNSELIPVAQLLRDRAAEIVDESREQVLATYPEIIQPGGGLYPPERAQACWRDFWHFLRCITYGIAGGHTEYTNTTGLHYMNLLYQELQVPLDAMVLGLKSIKAASLKRCQADRQQILAPYFDHLISQLATFQIR, from the coding sequence ATGACTCAATTAAGCGAAACCGTTAAAGAATTAATAGCCAAAGCTAGAATTGTCAGCTTTGCTGAGTGGGAACATTCCCATCCACAAGCAGCGATCGCCATATTTCAAGCTGCGGATGATGCTTTTCGCTACCTGAGCGATGAAGATTTATTGCAGATTAAAACCTTGTCACCCGATAATTCTGAGTTGATTCCTGTTGCTCAATTGTTACGCGATCGCGCAGCCGAAATCGTTGATGAATCTAGAGAACAAGTTTTGGCGACTTATCCCGAAATTATCCAGCCTGGAGGCGGTCTTTATCCACCTGAACGTGCCCAAGCTTGCTGGCGAGATTTTTGGCATTTTCTCCGCTGTATTACTTATGGCATAGCAGGTGGCCACACTGAGTATACAAATACCACAGGACTGCATTATATGAACTTGCTCTATCAGGAATTACAAGTTCCGTTGGATGCAATGGTTTTAGGCTTAAAAAGCATCAAGGCTGCTAGTTTGAAACGCTGCCAAGCCGATCGGCAGCAAATTCTTGCTCCCTATTTTGACCATTTAATCAGCCAATTGGCTACTTTCCAAATTCGATAA
- a CDS encoding HEAT repeat domain-containing protein encodes MEIHKIQAELKNPDFHYRLKAIAALNDYESEVAVPLLTSKLHDSEFLVRSFVARGLGNQQSAESFAALMQIMKFDDTPNVRAEAANSLSLFGRVAVSHLVLAYYQDDHWLVRRSILAAIAEMDCPEELFDICIQGLKDEDFTVRESSVDALGLLANSNQRAAALSQILKLVNDESWRMRVRVSYALKRYDEPEAKAALNQLRQDKDHRVVGAALEDLLPQ; translated from the coding sequence ATGGAAATCCATAAAATCCAAGCAGAACTAAAGAACCCAGATTTTCACTATCGTTTGAAGGCGATCGCTGCCCTCAATGATTATGAATCAGAAGTTGCAGTTCCTCTGCTCACCAGTAAACTTCATGACTCAGAATTTTTGGTGCGTTCTTTTGTGGCCAGGGGTTTGGGTAATCAACAATCAGCGGAATCTTTTGCAGCTTTGATGCAAATTATGAAATTTGATGATACTCCCAACGTGCGGGCGGAGGCGGCAAATTCTTTATCGCTATTTGGCAGAGTCGCAGTTTCTCATCTAGTTTTGGCATATTATCAGGATGACCACTGGCTAGTTAGACGGAGTATTTTGGCTGCGATCGCTGAAATGGATTGCCCTGAAGAACTATTTGATATCTGCATTCAGGGTTTAAAAGATGAAGATTTCACTGTTCGGGAATCTTCTGTTGATGCACTTGGCTTACTGGCTAATTCTAACCAACGTGCTGCGGCATTATCCCAAATACTAAAGTTGGTAAATGATGAATCTTGGCGGATGCGCGTGCGAGTTAGCTATGCTCTCAAACGATATGATGAGCCGGAAGCCAAAGCAGCCCTGAACCAACTTAGACAGGATAAAGATCACCGAGTTGTTGGAGCTGCTTTAGAAGACCTGTTGCCACAATAG
- a CDS encoding pentapeptide repeat-containing protein, translating into MTNSEIQLITSVRPSPTPEILTALKAGIPVDSVELYQFNLKEVDFRQANLSKAKLLGADLSEVVLSNIDLSGADLRGANLRGADLSGANLQGAYLNRADLQQANLSGANLEGAKLQVARYDSQTKWPEEYNYKASGAVGPGANLNGAFLNTASLRNADLQGANLRGAYLSGADLTGANLQGASLSGADLTKAYLTGACLRNARLTGADLRDTDLRATDLSDAEMEHLLSIAGADFTLAQGLTEATKAMLSSRPHSELDVWNAYTRTTTRESLSA; encoded by the coding sequence ATGACAAATAGTGAAATTCAACTTATTACAAGCGTTCGCCCCAGTCCAACTCCAGAAATTTTAACAGCCCTCAAAGCCGGAATCCCTGTAGATTCGGTAGAGTTGTACCAATTTAATCTAAAGGAAGTCGATTTCCGACAAGCTAACTTGAGTAAAGCCAAGCTATTGGGAGCCGATCTCAGTGAGGTGGTATTAAGTAATATCGATTTGAGTGGAGCAGATTTGCGAGGCGCTAATCTGCGAGGAGCCGATTTGAGTGGGGCTAATTTGCAGGGAGCCTATTTAAACCGTGCTGATCTCCAACAAGCAAATCTCAGTGGTGCAAATTTGGAGGGAGCTAAACTCCAAGTAGCGCGTTATGATTCACAAACGAAATGGCCTGAAGAATATAACTACAAAGCTTCGGGAGCGGTAGGGCCAGGTGCTAATCTCAATGGTGCTTTTCTGAATACAGCTTCTTTACGAAATGCAGATTTACAAGGTGCTAATCTGCGTGGAGCCTACCTGAGTGGCGCTGACTTGACAGGAGCCAATTTGCAAGGTGCTTCTCTGAGTGGTGCTGATTTGACAAAAGCTTATTTGACAGGGGCTTGCTTACGAAATGCTCGATTGACTGGAGCCGATTTGCGGGATACAGACCTGCGAGCAACCGATCTCAGTGATGCAGAGATGGAGCATCTTCTAAGTATCGCTGGGGCAGATTTTACTCTTGCTCAAGGACTCACAGAAGCAACTAAAGCGATGCTTTCCAGTCGTCCACATTCAGAACTCGACGTTTGGAACGCCTATACCCGCACAACAACTCGTGAAAGTTTGAGTGCTTGA
- a CDS encoding phycobiliprotein lyase: MHIIPPLTMIDFFRKSEGTWFTERAVHHFDSAADESGESNLIIKVMGNDDPKVQEVCKAQGIDPSKATGGASFAWQANLDTRLPNTDNAAILVDVPDETRRSGKLIRNQGYVESIPVVSRYQFADDGVLTIDTDYDNNQGQERCWFVTDDFRVRVSTVRMMNGINLMTYCSERRCVSQEVLEQMIGRNHARR, from the coding sequence ATGCATATAATACCGCCTTTGACAATGATCGACTTCTTCCGTAAAAGTGAGGGTACATGGTTTACGGAACGCGCCGTTCATCATTTTGACTCGGCGGCGGATGAGTCGGGGGAGTCAAATTTGATTATAAAAGTCATGGGAAATGACGATCCGAAAGTCCAAGAAGTTTGTAAAGCTCAAGGAATAGATCCTAGTAAAGCAACAGGCGGTGCTAGCTTTGCATGGCAAGCTAACCTAGATACCAGGCTACCGAATACCGATAATGCTGCGATTTTGGTTGATGTTCCCGACGAAACGAGGCGTTCTGGAAAACTGATTCGCAACCAAGGCTATGTTGAGAGCATTCCAGTTGTGAGCCGATATCAGTTTGCTGATGATGGAGTGCTGACGATTGATACTGACTACGACAATAATCAAGGTCAGGAACGTTGTTGGTTTGTGACGGATGATTTTCGTGTCAGAGTCAGTACAGTACGAATGATGAACGGAATCAACTTGATGACTTATTGTTCCGAGCGT